One Camelina sativa cultivar DH55 chromosome 3, Cs, whole genome shotgun sequence genomic window carries:
- the LOC109130228 gene encoding uncharacterized protein LOC109130228: MVGSVSLYDSGIIDVNYGSASLRLFSARDSLWADWIRNNKIKDSVFWSIDEKKTTSWTWKSLLHLRPLARRFIRCNVGSGIKASFWFDWWTPFGPLIDFLGDSEPAQTGIPLKGSVANACSMTGWRLRPARSPQAELLHFHLTTLHLPASSIVDDSYFWRIEDIDLEAFSTKKTWEAIRHRQQPLSWASQVWYKGAIPRHTFMMWIVFLNMIPTRTRLASWGMQIDTTCCICGIHSETRDHLFLHCEFSEDLWVEATRRLGYRSFVFHTWEAFSAWLDIKDSTSTQTVRRLVSQTVIYTIWTERNNRYHNNVITPVHVLFKKLDRQVRDAILAKRHQRKFNHLMQSWLRFI; encoded by the exons ATGGTTGGTTCCGTATCATTGTACGATTCTGGAATCATTGACGTAAATTATGGTTCCGCATCTTTG AGATTATTCTCGGCTAGGGACTCTTTGTGGGCTGACTGGATAAGAAACAACAAGATAAAAGATTCTGTCTTCTGGTCAATTGATGAAAAGAAGACTACCTCTTGGACCTGGAAATCTCTCCTTCATCTTCGACCACTCGCCAGACGCTTCATTCGCTGCAATGTAGGTTCTGGTATCAAAGCTAGTTTCTGGTTTGATTGGTGGACACCTTTTGGACCGCTTATAGATTTCCTTGGAGACTCGGAACCAGCCCAAACAGGTATTCCTCTAAAAGGTTCTGTTGCCAATGCTTGCTCTATGACAGGTTGGAGGCTTCGCCCTGCTCGTTCACCACAGGCGGAACTCCTTCATTTTCATTTGACAACATTACATCTCCCAGCTTCAAGCATTGTTGATGATTCTTACTTCTGGAGGATAGAGGATATTGATTTAGAAGCGTTTAGTACCAAGAAGACTTGGGAAGCAATTCGACATAGACAACAACCTCTATCCTGGGCTTCGCAAGTCTGGTACAAGGGTGCTATTCCAAGACACACTTTCATGATGTGGATAGTTTTTCTTAACATGATTCCTACTAGAACCCGACTGGCTAGTTGGGGTATGCAAATTGATACAACCTGCTGCATTTGTGGTATTCACTCTGAAACGAGGGATCATCTGTTCTTGCATTGTGAGTTCAGTGAGGATCTATGGGTGGAAGCAACTCGGAGATTAGGGTACAGATCATTCGTTTTCCACACATGGGAAGCTTTCTCAGCTTGGTTAGATATTAAGGATTCAACAAGCACTCAAACCGTGAGGAGACTAGTATCACAAACAGTCATCTATACAATATGGACTGAGAGGAATAACCGGTATCATAACAATGTTATCACGCCTGTACATGTTCTTTTCAAGAAGCTAGACAGACAGGTCCGAGATGCCATCTTAGCAAAGAGGCACCAAAGAAAGTTTAACCACCTAATGCAAAGCTGGCTCAGGTTCATCTAG
- the LOC104769248 gene encoding uncharacterized protein LOC104769248 → MCTHRDESQHNLPCLHCQPHTYIRMVQHMIERCILLRMTRDDCVKALDHHASILPVVTLTVWRGLQRENKDFFETYEHFLSPRLFLSGHVRRSPRLARKIQ, encoded by the exons ATGTGTACTCATCGTGATGAATCACAACACAACCTCCCTTGTCTCCACTGCCAACCACATACATACATTCGCATG GTTCAACATATGATAGAGAGGTGCATTCTACTCCGTATGACTCGTGATGACTGCGTCAAGGCGTTAGACCACCACGCAAGCATTCTACCAGTCGTTACCCTCACCG TTTGGAGAGGACTTCAAAGAGAAAATAAGGACTTCTTTGAAACGTATGAGCATTTCCTTTCTCCCAGGCTCTTCCTAA GCGGACATGTTCGGAGATCGCCGAGGTTAGCAAGAAAGATACAATGA
- the LOC104769257 gene encoding uncharacterized protein LOC104769257, translated as MADDTTALSYWLNWRVLLCALILLAPLVLAAILIWRFEGKRRQREGQRELPGTLFQDEAWTTCFKRIHPLFLLAFRVFSFVAMLSILISSVVRDGGGIFYFYTQWTFALVALYFGYASLLSVYGCCVYNKKPGGNMESYTSIGDAEQGTYRPPLTLDGTADTSKSPNTQSEAPVRETAGFWVYIFQILFQTCAGAVILTDIVFWAIIYPFTEGYRLSFLDVCMHSLNAVFLLGDASLNSLRFPLFRISYFVLWSCIYVAYQWIIHAFKNLWWPYQFLNLSSPYAPLWYLGVAVMHIPCFAVFALIIKLKYYLLQRHNS; from the exons ATGGCTGATGATACTACAGCTTTAAGTTACTGGTTAAATTGGAGAGTTCTCCTCTGTGCATTAATCCTCTTAGCGCCACTAGTTTTAGCTGCAATTCTGATTTGGAGATTTGAAGGCAAGAGAAGACAACGCGAGGGCCAGCGAGAACTACCCGGGACATTGTTCCAAGACGAAGCTTGGACCACATGTTTTAAGAGAATCCACCCTCTTTTTTTGCTTGCCTTTAGAGTATTCTCATTTGTTGCAATGTTGTCTATACTCATCTCCAGTGTTGTGCGTGATGGAGGTGGCATATTTTACTTCTATACTCA GTGGACATTTGCGCTTGTCGCACTCTACTTTGGG TATGCTTCCTTGTTATCTGTCTATGGATGCTGCGTCTACAATAAAAAACCTGGTGGAAACATGGAGAGTTATACAAGTATAGGTGATGCAGAACAAGGCACTTATAGACCACCACTCACCCTTGATGGGACGGCAGACACTTCAAAATCCCCCAATACACAGTCAGAAGCACCCGTCAGAGAAACAGCTGGTTTTTGGGTTTACATCTTTCAGATCCTTTTCCAA ACTTGTGCAGGTGCTGTTATACTAACAGATATTGTGTTTTGGGCGATAATCTACCCGTTTACTGAAGGTTATAGGCTGAGTTTT CTCGATGTTTGTATGCATTCTCTCAATGCTGTTTTTCTCCTCGGTGACGCAAGCCTCAATTCATTG CGGTTCCCACTGTTCAGGATTTCTTACTTTGTACTTTGGAGTTGCATTTACGTGGCTTACCAGTGGATAATCCATGCCTTCAAGAACTTATG GTGGCCATACCAATTTCTTAATCTGTCTTCACCATACGCACCCTTATG GTACCTGGGAGTGGCAGTGATGCATATACCATGCTTTGCAGTCTTTGCTTTGATCATAAAGCTGAAGTATTACTTGCTACAGCGTCACAACTCGTGA
- the LOC104769266 gene encoding ATP-citrate synthase alpha chain protein 1 (The sequence of the model RefSeq protein was modified relative to this genomic sequence to represent the inferred CDS: added 92 bases not found in genome assembly), whose translation MARKKIREYDSKRLVKEHFKRLSGKELPIRSVQINETTDLNELVEKEPWLSSEKLVVKPDMLFGKRGKSGLVALKLDFADVATFVKERLGKEVEMSGCKGPITTFIVEPFVPHSEEYYLNVVSDRLGCSISFSECGGIDIEENWDKVKTIVLPTGASLTPDICAPLVATLPLEIKAEIEEFIKVIFTLFQDLDFTFLEMNPFTLVDGSPYPLDMRGELDDTAAFKNFKKWGDIEFPMPFGRVMSPTESFIHGLDEKTSASLKFTVLNPKGRIWTMVAGGGASVIYADTVGDLGYASELGNYAEYSGAPKEDEVLQYARVVIDCATANPDGKTRALVIGGGIANFTDVAATFNGIIRALKEKESKLKAARMHIFVRRGGPNYQKGLAKMRALGDEIGVPIEVYGPEATMTGICKEAIEYITAAA comes from the exons ATGGCAAGGAAGAAGATCAGAGAGTATGACTCAAAGAGATTGGTTAAGGAACACTTCAAAAGGCTTTCTGGCAAAGAGCTTCCTATCAGATCCGTTCAG AAAGCGTGGGAAGAGTGGTTTGGTTGCCTTGAAATTAGATTTTGCTGATGTTGCCACTTTTGTTAAAGAGCGTTTGGGCAAAGAG GTAGAGATGAGTGGATGCAAAGGACCCATTACAACATTCATCGTTGAACCATTTGTGCCACACAGTGAAGAGTATTATCTTAATGTTGTCTCGGATAGACTTGGCTGCAGCATAAGCTTTTCAGAGTGTGGAGGAATTGACATTGAGGAGAACTGGGACAAG GTCAAGACAATAGTTCTACCAACGGGTGCTTCCCTCACACCTGATATATGTGCACCTCTTGTTGCAACTCTTCCCTTGGAG ATAAAGGCTGAAATTGAAGAATTTATCAAAGTCATCTTCACCCTATTCCAAG ATCTTGATTTCACTTTCTTGGAGATGAATCCTTTCACTCTAGTTGATGGAAGTCCTTATCCTCTTGATATGAGGGGTGAGCTTGATGATACTGCCgcctttaaaaactttaaaaa ATGGGGCGACATTGAATTTCCTATGCCATTTGGAAGGGTAATGAGTCCCACAGAGAGCTTCATCCATGGACTGGATGAGAAG ACAAGTGCGTCTTTGAAGTTTACCGTTCTGAATCCCAAGGGACGTATTTGGACAATGGTAGCTGGTGGAGGAGCAAGTGTCATCTATGCTGATACT gTTGGAGATCTTGGGTATGCATCTGAACTTGGCAACTATGCTGAATACAGTGGAGCACCCAAAGAAGATGAGGTCTTGCAGTATGCCAGGGTCGTTATCGAT TGTGCTACAGCTAACCCTGATGGAAAAACCAGAGCTCTTGTGATTGGAGGCGGAATTGCGAACTTCACTGACGTTGCTGCTACTTTCAATGGCATAATCCGCGCTCTTAAAGAAAAG GAATCAAAGCTGAAAGCAGCAAGGATGCATATATTTGTGAGGAGAGGAGGACCAAATTACCAAAAGGGACTTGCTAAAATGCGAGCCCTTGGAGATGAAATCGGTGTTCCCATTGAGGTTTACGGTCCAGAAGCAACTATGACAGGTATCTGCAAGGAGGCAATCGAGTACATCACAGCAGCAGCCTAA
- the LOC104769276 gene encoding ABC transporter B family member 10 has protein sequence MQPSGDSATEALAATKKKKERPSVSFLKLFSFADFYDCVLMALGSIGACIHGASVPVFFIFFGKLINIIGLAYLFPREASHKVAKYSLDFVYLSVVILFSSWIEVACWMHTGERQAAKMRKAYLRSMLSQDISLFDTESSTGEVISAITSDILVVRDAISEKVGNFLHYISRFIAGFVIGFTSVWQISLVTLAIVPLIALAGGIYAFVGTGLIARVRKSYVKANEIAEEVIGNVRTVQAFTGEEKAVSSYLGALKNTYTYGRKAGLAKGLGLGSMHCVLFLSWALLIWFTSIIVHKRIANGGESFTTMLNVVIAGLSLGQAAPDISTFIRARAAAYPIIQMIERNTEVKTGRKLGEVVGDIHFKDVTFTYPSRPDVVIFDKLNLVIPAGKVVALVGGSGSGKSTMISLIERFYEPTQGAVMLDGNDIRYLDLMWLRGHIGLVNQEPALFATTIRENIMYGKEDATTDEITHAAKLTEAISFINNLPEGFETQVGERGIQLSGGQKQRITISREIVKNPSILLLDEATSALDAESEKSVQEALDRVMVGRTTIVVAHRLSTVRNADIIAVVGGGKIIESGSHNELISNPDGAYSSLLRIQEAANPNLNHTQGLPISTSPSPELPITKTDHFSIHQNVKQPDTSRHAKVTLGRLYSMIRPDWKYGICGTLGSFVAGALMPLFALGISEALVSYYMDWDTTQHEVKRISILFCCASVITVISHAIEHTSFGIMGERLTLRVRQKMFSAILRNEIGWFDKVDNTSSMLASRLESDAALLKTIVVDRSTILLENLGLVVTSFIISFILNWRLTLVVLATYPLIISGHISEKLFMQGYGGNLSKAYLKANMLAGESISNIRTVAAFCAEEKVLDLYSKELLEPSKRSFRRGQMAGILYGVSQFFIFSSYGLALWYGSILMGKGLSTFESVIKTFMVLIVTALVMGEVLALAPDLLKGNQMVASVFELLDRRTKVVGDTGEELSNVEGKIELKDVHFSYPSRPDVTIFSDFNLKVRSGKSMALVGQSGSGKSSVLSLILRFYDPTAGIIMIDGQDIKKLKLDSVRRHIGLVQQEPALFATSIYENILYGKEGASESEVMEAAKLANAHSFISSLPEGYSTKVGERGIQMSGGQRQRIAIARAVLKNPEILLLDEATSALDVESERVVQQALDQLMKNRTTVVVAHRLSTIKNSDMISVIQEGKIIQQGSHSSLIKDKNGPYSKLISLQRSAAK, from the exons ATGCAGCCGTCTGGCGATTCAGCAACAGAAGCCTTGGCAgcgaccaagaagaagaaggagcggCCAAGTGTGTCATTTCTTAAGCTCTTCTCCTTTGCTGATTTCTACGATTGCGTTCTGATGGCTCTTGGATCCATTGGTGCTTGCATTCACGGAGCCTCCGTTCcagttttcttcatcttcttcggcAAACTCATCAACATCATCGGTCTAGCTTATCTCTTCCCGCGAGAAGCTTCTCACAAAGTCGCCAAG TACTCGTTGGATTTTGTATATCTAAGTGTGGTGATACTCTTCTCATCATGGATAg AGGTTGCATGCTGGATGCACACGGGAGAGAGACAAGCGGCGAAGATGAGAAAAGCTTATTTGCGGTCAATGTTAAGTCAAGACATAAGCTTGTTCGACACCGAATCTTCCACCGGAGAAGTTATCTCCGCCATCACCTCCGACATCCTCGTCGTCCGAGACGCTATCTCCGAGAAG GTAGGGAATTTCTTGCACTACATAAGCCGGTTCATAGCCGGTTTTGTGATCGGATTTACTAGCGTGTGGCAAATTAGTCTTGTCACTCTCGCTATAGTCCCACTCATCGCTCTCGCTGGCGGAATCTACGCTTTTGTGGGCACTGGACTTATCGCCCGTGTCCGAAAATCATACGTCAAGGCCAACGAGATCGCAGAAGAG GTGATCGGGAATGTGAGGACCGTACAAGCCTTCACGGGAGAAGAAAAGGCGGTGAGTTCATATCTAGGAGCTTTGAAGAACACTTACACTTACGGGAGAAAAGCCGGTTTAGCCAAAGGACTAGGACTTGGTTCGATGCACTGTGTCCTGTTTTTATCTTGGGCTTTGCTCATCTGGTTCACTAGCATCATTGTTCACAAGAGAATCGCTAATGGTGGCGAATCTTTCACGACCATGCTCAACGTTGTCATCGCTGGCTT GTCTCTTGGTCAGGCGGCTCCAGATATTTCCACATTCATACGAGCTAGAGCTGCCGCGTATCCGATTATTCAGATGATTGAACGGAACACGGAGGTGAAAACAGGTCGTAAACTCGGGGAAGTAGTAGGGGACATTCATTTTAAGGACGTGACTTTCACTTACCCGTCTCGCCCTGACGTGGTGATCTTTGACAAGCTAAACCTTGTGATCCCTGCGGGGAAAGTAGTGGCTCTTGTCGGAGGAAGCGGGTCGGGGAAAAGTACCATGATATCGTTAATTGAACGGTTCTACGAGCCTACCCAAGGGGCGGTGATGCTAGACGGTAACGATATCAGATACTTGGATCTTATGTGGCTAAGAGGACATATTGGTCTGGTTAATCAAGAGCCTGCCCTGTTTGCAACCACGATTCGTGAGAACATTATGTATGGTAAAGAAGATGCCACCACTGACGAGATTACCCATGCCGCAAAGCTCACGGAAGCTATTTCATTCATCAACAACCTCCCGGAAGGATTCGAAACCCAG GTAGGTGAGAGAGGGATTCAGCTATCTGGCGGGCAGAAGCAGAGGATCACGATTTCGAGAGAAATAGTGAAGAATCCGTCGATACTCTTACTTGATGAGGCAACAAGCGCCCTAGACGCAGAGTCAGAGAAAAGCGTGCAGGAAGCTTTGGACAGAGTGATGGTTGGGAGGACGACGATCGTGGTGGCTCATAGACTCTCTACCGTAAGAAATGCTGACATCATAGCTGTCGTTGGAGGAGGGAAGATCATCGAGTCTGGAAGCCACAACGAACTCATCTCTAACCCTGATGGAGCTTACTCTTCTCTCCTTCGTATCCAAGAAGCTGCCAACCCTAACTTGAACCACACTCAAGGCTTACCAATCAG taCAAGCCCCTCGCCGGAACTACCAATAACAAAGACGGACCATTTCTCCATTCATCAAAATGTAAAACAACCGGACACAAGTAGACATGCCAAAGTAACTTTGGGACGTTTATACTCTATGATACGTCCAGACTGGAAGTACGGAATCTGTGGCACATTAGGTTCCTTTGTTGCGGGAGCTCTAATGCCGCTTTTTGCGCTTGGGATCTCAGAGGCTTTAGTATCTTATTACATGGATTGGGATACAACCCAACACGAGGTCAAGAGAATCTCTATCCTCTTCTGTTGTGCCTCCGTCATCACTGTCATCTCACACGCCATTGAGCATACTAGCTTCGGTATTATGGGTGAGCGTCTCACTCTCCGAGTCCGACAGAAGATGTTTTCAG CAATCCTGAGGAATGAAATCGGGTGGTTTGATAAGGTCGATAACACTAGCTCGATGTTGGCCTCGCGGCTTGAAAGTGATGCGGCTTTACTTAAAACCATTGTGGTCGATAGATCGACGATTCTACTAGAGAATTTAGGTCTTGTTGTGACATCTTTCATCATTTCTTTTATACTCAATTGGCGTCTCACTCTTGTTGTCTTGGCCACATACCCCTTGATTATAAGCGGTCATATCAGCGAG AAACTTTTTATGCAAGGCTATGGAGGAAACTTGAGTAAGGCGTATCTAAAGGCTAACATGTTGGCCGGAGAGTCTATTAGCAACATCCGAACCGTGGCAGCCTTTTGTGCTGAGGAGAAGGTTCTAGACCTTTATTCCAAAGAGCTTCTAGAACCTTCTAAACGTTCTTTCAGGCGTGGACAGATGGCCGGGATTTTGTACGGTGTTTCtcaattcttcatcttctcctcctaCGGCCTTGCCCTCTG GTACGGATCGATTTTGATGGGGAAAGGATTGTCAACTTTCGAATCTGTGATAAAAACATTCATGGTTTTGATCGTAACGGCGTTAGTGATGGGTGAAGTGTTGGCTCTAGCCCCGGATCTTCTTAAAGGAAACCAGATGGTTGCTTCAGTTTTCGAGCTATTGGACAGAAGAACTAAAGTTGTTGGAGATACTGGCGAGGAGCTAAGTAATGTGGAAGGCAAAATTGAGCTCAAAGATGTTCATTTCAGTTATCCTTCACGGCCTGATGTGACTATTTTCAGTGATTTTAACCTAAAAGTTCGTTCTGGCAAAAGCATGGCGCTAGTGGGACAAAGCGGGTCAGGGAAAAGCTCAGTCCTTTCACTCATTCTCAGATTCTACGATCCTACAGCTGGAATAATCATGATTGACG GACAAGACATCAAGAAGCTGAAACTTGACTCTGTGCGAAGACACATCGGTCTGGTTCAACAAGAACCTGCTCTTTTTGCGACGTCCATCTATGAGAACATCTTGTACGGTAAAGAAGGAGCTTCTGAATCTGAAGTCATGGAAGCAGCTAAGCTTGCAAACGCTCACAGCTTCATCAGTTCTCTCCCGGAAGGTTACTCAACAAAAGTCGGTGAACGAGGCATTCAGATGTCAGGTGGCCAGCGACAGAGGATCGCTATAGCTAGAGCCGTCCTCAAGAATCCAGAGATTCTGCTCCTTGACGAAGCCACAAGCGCCTTGGACGTTGAATCAGAGCGTGTG GTCCAACAAGCATTGGATCAGCTAATGAAGAACCGGACCACCGTGGTGGTAGCTCACCGGCTATCAACAATCAAGAACTCAGATATGATAAGTGTAATACAAGAGGGTAAGATCATACAGCAAGGAAGCCACAGTAGCCTCATTAAGGACAAGAATGGTCCTTACTCTAAACTTATCAGTCTTCAGCGATCAGCAGCAAAGTAA